A window of the Oscillospiraceae bacterium NTUH-002-81 genome harbors these coding sequences:
- a CDS encoding DUF6061 family protein yields the protein MRTIYAEYNINHDSIDVYTSAGYMLRIDCWEAEKNLKTTYGSECALTSLAVDEPLEYARLYLDGNLQMWVDTEDSLELY from the coding sequence ATGAGAACAATTTATGCAGAATATAATATAAACCACGATAGTATTGATGTTTACACAAGTGCTGGATATATGCTTCGCATTGATTGCTGGGAAGCTGAAAAAAATTTAAAAACCACATATGGATCAGAATGTGCGCTTACTTCATTGGCTGTGGATGAGCCTTTGGAATATGCAAGATTATATCTTGATGGCAATTTACAGATGTGGGTGGATACAGAAGATTCATTAGAACTTTATTAA
- a CDS encoding HAMP domain-containing sensor histidine kinase, whose protein sequence is MNLNNLSAKKICRLVSAGMVFSMLVITGIFGGIMQDIRIFIVGGTLTLCAFFWIWLLVLIFGKRLSHFTSNLCRTLDNMIDGNEELQKSNDSETLFARINHRLIRLYEIMQKNRHKVDMERQELQMLISDISHQVKTPVSNLQMVTDTLLTKPVSEEERMDFLQGIRSQTDKLDFLFQALVKTSRLETGAIRLEKKDSSLFHTLAQAMSSIVYAAEKKEIAVSVDCPENLIISHDSKWTSEALFNLLDNAVKYTPSGGKISVSVVQWEMYVEVKVTDTGKGISESNQAAIFRRFYREEEVHDQQGVGIGLYLAREIVTRQGGYIKVVSELRQGSEFSIMLPVR, encoded by the coding sequence ATGAATCTGAATAACCTTTCTGCTAAGAAAATTTGTAGACTGGTTAGTGCTGGCATGGTTTTCTCTATGCTGGTAATTACCGGTATTTTCGGCGGTATAATGCAGGATATACGAATTTTTATAGTGGGTGGAACATTGACACTCTGTGCGTTTTTCTGGATTTGGCTATTGGTGCTGATTTTTGGAAAACGCCTTTCTCATTTTACTTCTAATTTGTGCCGGACGCTGGACAACATGATTGATGGAAACGAGGAATTACAAAAGTCAAATGATAGTGAAACTCTTTTTGCCCGTATCAACCACCGCTTAATTCGGTTGTATGAGATTATGCAGAAAAACCGGCACAAGGTAGACATGGAACGACAGGAGCTTCAAATGCTGATTTCTGATATTTCACATCAAGTTAAAACGCCTGTCAGCAATTTGCAAATGGTAACGGACACACTTTTAACAAAGCCTGTTTCAGAAGAAGAACGGATGGACTTTTTACAAGGCATACGTAGTCAGACTGATAAACTGGATTTTCTGTTCCAAGCACTGGTTAAAACGTCCCGGTTGGAAACCGGAGCAATACGATTAGAAAAGAAAGACAGCAGCTTATTCCATACGCTTGCACAAGCCATGAGCAGTATTGTATATGCCGCAGAGAAAAAAGAAATTGCTGTATCCGTGGATTGCCCGGAAAATTTGATAATCTCCCATGACAGCAAGTGGACAAGCGAAGCCCTTTTCAATCTGCTGGACAATGCAGTAAAATACACTCCGTCAGGTGGAAAGATTTCTGTATCAGTGGTTCAGTGGGAAATGTACGTAGAGGTCAAAGTGACCGACACCGGCAAGGGCATTTCAGAAAGCAATCAGGCTGCCATCTTCCGGCGCTTCTATCGTGAGGAAGAAGTACACGATCAACAGGGTGTGGGAATAGGTTTGTATTTGGCTCGTGAGATTGTAACAAGGCAAGGGGGCTATATCAAGGTTGTTTCAGAGCTGAGGCAAGGCTCAGAATTTTCTATTATGCTTCCTGTAAGGTAA
- a CDS encoding HD superfamily hydrolase, with protein sequence MDITVSGDIEQEFLALVRDILEDTEFQKLSLYRQHRKTTRLMHSINVSYISWLIARKLGWDATAAARAGLLHDFFLYAYGEDTPSGKLMAFDHPRTAAKNSAERFDISEKERKAILSHMFPLGPVPTSREAWLLTFTDKVCASVEFFHVDIALAREGRITILPA encoded by the coding sequence ATGGACATTACAGTCTCCGGTGATATTGAGCAGGAATTTCTTGCGCTTGTCCGTGATATTTTGGAAGACACAGAATTTCAGAAATTAAGTCTGTACCGGCAGCACAGAAAGACAACCAGACTGATGCACAGCATCAACGTCTCCTATATTTCCTGGCTGATCGCCAGAAAGCTGGGATGGGACGCGACCGCAGCCGCAAGAGCAGGTCTGCTGCATGACTTTTTCTTATACGCATACGGCGAGGATACCCCCTCCGGCAAGCTGATGGCCTTTGACCACCCGCGGACAGCTGCGAAGAACAGTGCAGAGCGCTTTGACATTTCCGAGAAGGAGCGTAAGGCAATCCTGTCCCACATGTTCCCTCTGGGGCCTGTGCCCACCAGCAGAGAGGCCTGGCTGCTCACGTTTACCGATAAGGTGTGCGCTTCCGTGGAATTCTTCCACGTGGACATTGCGCTGGCAAGAGAAGGACGGATTACCATTCTGCCCGCTTAA
- a CDS encoding response regulator transcription factor, translating to MKHILIVEDDNLLNKTLTYNLELDGYTITSVLNARTAAESLKTNIFDLVLLDINLPDGNGYDLCRLIKPEHPDTVVIFLTANDQESNQIRGYEAGAVDYITKPFSISALQRKIKAMFAMLEHHKPAKDIYEDGSLFLDFSEQFASLNGKPLALSAMEYKMLNLFLKNPKQVLTRQQFLEKLWDVDEKYVDEHTLTTSISRIRSKIEADGDTYIKTVYGMGYQWTGGEKK from the coding sequence ATGAAGCATATTTTAATTGTCGAAGATGATAATCTTTTGAATAAAACGCTTACTTATAATTTGGAATTGGACGGTTACACAATAACTTCTGTTCTGAATGCAAGGACAGCCGCTGAATCATTAAAAACAAACATTTTTGATTTGGTATTGCTGGATATAAATTTACCAGACGGAAATGGTTATGACCTATGCCGTCTTATCAAGCCAGAGCATCCTGATACAGTAGTTATATTTCTAACTGCCAACGATCAGGAAAGCAATCAGATACGGGGATATGAAGCTGGTGCAGTGGATTATATCACGAAACCTTTTTCGATTAGTGCTTTGCAGCGAAAAATCAAAGCCATGTTCGCTATGTTGGAGCATCACAAACCAGCTAAGGATATTTACGAGGATGGTAGCTTGTTTCTGGATTTTTCGGAACAATTTGCAAGTTTGAACGGGAAACCATTAGCACTTTCTGCGATGGAATATAAAATGTTGAACCTATTTCTTAAAAATCCGAAGCAGGTACTTACTCGCCAACAATTTTTAGAAAAACTGTGGGATGTTGATGAAAAATATGTAGATGAACATACCCTTACTACTTCTATCAGCCGTATTCGCAGTAAGATTGAAGCGGATGGCGACACATATATCAAAACGGTTTATGGTATGGGGTATCAATGGACAGGAGGCGAAAAGAAATGA
- the cysK gene encoding cysteine synthase A, whose protein sequence is MAIYKGTLGLIGNTPLVEAVNIEKKYDLKARLLVKLEYFNPAGSVKDRIAKAMIEDAEERGQLKPGSVIIEPTSGNTGIGLAAIAAAKGYRVILTMPETMSVERRNILKAYGAEIVLTDGAKGMKGAIAKADELAATIENSFIPGQFNNPANPKVHRETTGPEIWNDTEGAVDIFVAGVGTGGTVTGIGEFLKSKKPEVKIVAVEPATSPVLSEGKSGPHKIQGIGAGFVPEVLNTQIYDEIIPVENEKAFETSKELTRTEGVLTGISSGAALYAALQLAQRPENEGKTIVALLPDSGDRYYSTPLFTE, encoded by the coding sequence ATGGCTATTTATAAAGGAACATTAGGACTGATTGGAAATACACCTCTGGTTGAGGCAGTGAATATTGAGAAGAAATACGACCTGAAAGCAAGACTTCTGGTGAAGCTGGAGTATTTTAACCCGGCAGGAAGCGTAAAGGACCGTATCGCCAAGGCGATGATTGAGGATGCAGAAGAGCGCGGCCAGTTAAAGCCCGGCTCCGTCATCATCGAGCCCACTTCCGGTAACACCGGTATCGGCCTGGCAGCCATCGCAGCAGCCAAGGGCTACCGCGTGATCCTCACCATGCCGGAGACCATGAGCGTGGAGCGCAGAAACATCCTGAAAGCTTACGGTGCAGAGATTGTTCTGACAGACGGCGCCAAGGGCATGAAGGGGGCCATCGCCAAGGCAGATGAGCTGGCAGCAACCATTGAGAACAGCTTCATCCCGGGACAGTTCAACAACCCGGCAAACCCGAAGGTTCACAGAGAGACCACCGGCCCGGAGATCTGGAATGACACCGAGGGTGCTGTTGACATTTTCGTAGCTGGTGTTGGTACCGGCGGAACCGTAACCGGTATCGGTGAGTTCTTGAAGAGCAAGAAGCCGGAAGTGAAGATCGTGGCTGTTGAGCCTGCAACTTCCCCGGTGCTTTCCGAAGGAAAATCCGGCCCGCACAAGATTCAGGGTATCGGCGCAGGATTTGTTCCGGAAGTGCTGAACACACAGATTTATGACGAGATCATCCCTGTGGAGAACGAGAAAGCTTTCGAGACATCCAAGGAGCTGACAAGAACCGAGGGCGTCCTCACCGGTATTTCTTCCGGTGCAGCCCTGTACGCAGCACTGCAGCTGGCACAGCGTCCGGAGAATGAGGGCAAGACCATCGTGGCACTGCTTCCCGACAGCGGAGACCGATATTATTCCACACCTCTGTTTACAGAGTAA
- a CDS encoding lysozyme inhibitor LprI family protein: MAAGKSDAFRSEVRAVNVMWFWWFMLQNSPFNEKYGYMEKRIHMLALVLIVGICTGCGKENTGIENSPVKEQTASTSSENDELESNEELRIDFTYDYSMDIKADVDDVVSDSTSLQEELTNIEKITQKYTPLAEAAQTQSEMNVAAQWLYTIWDTELNNLWSRFSNLADQRTKENLLTKQRNWINMKEEVILLNVGSREENGSMYPLLQNSFLEEITKNRAYILARELAKIKGEAFVMPETSAKYGTFVDNQGTDAVYSSLITRQNWEGEDEAVISIYRQGETEGTFVDNGNGELVYASKDGSVKGIIKINGWNGANFKVTEISGESPFSPGEEFEFPLLF; encoded by the coding sequence ATGGCAGCAGGAAAATCAGACGCATTTCGATCGGAAGTTAGGGCGGTGAATGTTATGTGGTTTTGGTGGTTTATGTTACAGAACAGTCCGTTCAATGAAAAATATGGATACATGGAAAAAAGAATCCATATGCTGGCATTGGTGTTGATCGTGGGAATTTGTACCGGATGTGGTAAGGAGAATACAGGAATCGAAAATTCTCCGGTGAAAGAACAGACCGCTTCTACAAGCAGTGAAAATGATGAACTTGAATCGAATGAAGAACTGAGAATTGATTTTACTTATGATTATTCTATGGATATTAAAGCAGATGTAGATGATGTAGTATCTGACTCCACATCTCTACAGGAAGAATTAACAAATATTGAGAAGATTACACAAAAGTATACCCCATTAGCTGAGGCAGCACAAACGCAGAGCGAAATGAATGTAGCCGCTCAATGGCTTTATACGATATGGGATACGGAATTGAATAATCTTTGGAGCAGATTCAGCAATTTGGCGGATCAGCGGACGAAGGAGAACCTTCTTACCAAGCAGAGAAACTGGATAAATATGAAAGAAGAAGTAATTTTATTAAATGTTGGATCCAGAGAAGAAAATGGTAGCATGTATCCGCTCCTTCAGAATTCTTTCCTGGAGGAAATTACAAAAAACAGGGCTTATATTCTGGCAAGAGAGTTAGCGAAGATAAAAGGGGAAGCATTTGTTATGCCGGAAACTTCCGCAAAGTATGGAACATTTGTAGACAATCAGGGAACCGATGCTGTATACAGTTCTTTGATTACCAGGCAGAACTGGGAAGGCGAAGATGAGGCTGTGATTTCCATTTACAGACAGGGCGAAACAGAAGGAACTTTTGTCGATAATGGAAACGGAGAACTGGTCTATGCATCAAAAGATGGGAGTGTGAAGGGCATTATCAAAATCAACGGATGGAATGGAGCAAACTTTAAAGTTACGGAAATATCCGGTGAATCTCCTTTCTCCCCAGGAGAAGAATTTGAATTTCCCTTGCTGTTTTAG
- a CDS encoding RsiV family protein: MQKLKKQYQAIPVPEEGIFRMEQAIRTMKKQNGYKIQRQRRSFWKGAGMTAAAAAVCITVLANSSASVSMAMEKIPVLGVIVKTVTFRDFQVDEEHYQADVNVPQMSAGDENGSQELQDNVAKINANIQSYTDQFVEEFKQSMEENGEEYEGLNISYDVVTDNDKLYSIKVSALQTAGDAVETNRYYHLDKTTGTELTLSNLFRSGSDYTTAISDEIRKQMKEQMEEDDSNRYFLDEEDFPEWNFRQIRKDQNFYINSDGKLVIAFDEAEVAPASMGCPEFVIPTEVIQDMLNPGLSLIR, encoded by the coding sequence ATGCAGAAGCTAAAAAAACAGTATCAGGCAATTCCGGTCCCGGAGGAGGGCATTTTCCGCATGGAGCAGGCCATCCGGACAATGAAAAAGCAAAATGGGTATAAGATACAGAGGCAGAGAAGATCATTTTGGAAGGGTGCCGGTATGACAGCCGCTGCAGCAGCGGTGTGCATCACTGTTCTGGCCAACAGCAGCGCATCTGTCAGCATGGCCATGGAGAAGATCCCGGTGTTGGGTGTTATCGTGAAAACTGTGACTTTCCGGGATTTCCAGGTGGATGAGGAACATTATCAGGCAGACGTAAACGTACCGCAGATGAGTGCCGGGGATGAGAACGGCAGTCAGGAGCTGCAGGATAACGTGGCAAAAATCAATGCGAACATTCAGTCCTATACCGATCAGTTTGTGGAAGAATTCAAGCAGTCCATGGAGGAAAACGGAGAAGAGTATGAAGGCCTGAACATTTCCTATGATGTGGTAACCGACAATGACAAGCTGTATTCCATCAAGGTCAGTGCATTGCAGACTGCAGGGGATGCTGTGGAGACGAACCGGTATTATCATCTGGATAAAACCACCGGAACGGAATTAACGCTGTCCAACCTGTTCAGAAGTGGCAGTGATTATACCACCGCCATCAGTGATGAAATCAGGAAACAGATGAAGGAACAGATGGAAGAGGATGACAGCAACAGGTATTTTCTGGATGAGGAGGACTTCCCGGAGTGGAATTTCAGGCAGATCCGGAAGGATCAGAACTTTTATATCAACAGTGATGGAAAACTGGTCATTGCCTTTGACGAGGCAGAGGTTGCGCCTGCGTCCATGGGATGCCCGGAATTCGTCATCCCCACAGAAGTTATCCAGGATATGTTGAATCCGGGACTGTCGTTGATCCGGTAG
- a CDS encoding O-acetylhomoserine aminocarboxypropyltransferase/cysteine synthase family protein — translation MGEKIKRADRKFKFETLQLHVGQENPDPVTDARAVPIYQTSSYVFRNCDHAEARFGLADAGNIYGRLTNPTEDVFEQRIAALEGGVAALAVASGAAAIAYTIENLAHNGDHIVAAENIYGGTYNLLAHTLPEYGITADFVDPFEEGAFEKAIKENTKAIFIETLGNPNSDVVDIEKVAKIAHAHKIPLVVDNTFATPYLVRPIEYGADIVVHSATKFIGGHGTTIGGVIVDSGKFDWEASGKFPSLTEPNPSYHGISFTKAVGPAAFVTKIRAILLRDTGATISPFHAFIFLQGLETLSLRVERHVQNALKVVEYLNNHPQVERVHHPSVTDDPEQQALYKKYFPNGGGSIFTFEIKGDEKKARDFIDNLELFSLLANVADVKSLVIHPASTTHSQLNEEELKEQGIYKNTIRLSIGTENIDDIIQDLDEAFKAIQ, via the coding sequence ATGGGTGAAAAAATTAAGAGAGCAGACAGAAAATTCAAATTTGAGACATTACAGCTTCATGTGGGACAGGAGAATCCGGATCCGGTCACTGACGCAAGAGCCGTGCCGATCTACCAGACCTCTTCCTATGTATTCCGCAACTGCGACCATGCAGAGGCCAGATTCGGCCTGGCAGATGCCGGCAACATTTACGGCCGTCTGACCAACCCCACCGAGGATGTTTTTGAGCAGAGAATCGCAGCCTTAGAGGGCGGCGTTGCAGCACTGGCTGTTGCATCCGGTGCAGCTGCCATTGCATACACCATCGAGAACCTGGCACACAACGGCGATCATATCGTTGCTGCTGAAAATATTTACGGCGGTACTTACAATCTGCTGGCACATACCCTGCCGGAGTACGGCATCACCGCTGATTTCGTAGATCCTTTCGAGGAAGGCGCTTTTGAGAAAGCCATCAAAGAGAACACTAAGGCAATTTTCATCGAGACACTGGGCAACCCCAACTCCGATGTGGTAGATATCGAGAAGGTGGCAAAGATCGCGCATGCGCACAAGATCCCGCTGGTTGTAGACAATACGTTCGCAACCCCTTATCTGGTACGCCCGATTGAGTACGGCGCAGACATCGTGGTACATTCCGCAACCAAGTTCATCGGCGGCCACGGAACAACCATTGGCGGCGTTATCGTAGACAGCGGTAAGTTTGACTGGGAGGCATCCGGCAAGTTCCCGTCTCTCACAGAGCCCAACCCCAGCTACCACGGCATCAGCTTCACCAAGGCAGTTGGCCCGGCAGCATTTGTCACCAAGATTCGTGCGATCCTGCTGCGTGACACAGGAGCAACCATTTCTCCGTTCCATGCATTCATTTTCCTGCAGGGCCTGGAGACACTGTCCCTGCGCGTAGAGCGTCATGTACAGAACGCATTAAAGGTGGTAGAGTACCTGAACAACCATCCGCAGGTAGAGCGCGTACATCATCCTTCTGTTACCGATGATCCGGAGCAGCAGGCATTATATAAGAAATATTTCCCGAATGGCGGCGGTTCCATTTTCACCTTCGAGATCAAGGGCGACGAGAAGAAAGCCCGCGACTTCATCGACAATCTGGAGCTGTTCTCCCTGCTGGCAAACGTGGCAGATGTGAAGTCCCTGGTCATCCATCCGGCTTCCACCACCCATTCCCAGCTGAACGAGGAGGAGTTAAAGGAGCAGGGTATCTACAAGAATACCATCCGTCTCTCCATCGGAACGGAGAATATTGACGATATCATCCAGGATCTGGATGAGGCGTTCAAGGCGATCCAGTAA
- a CDS encoding ATP-binding protein, with amino-acid sequence MEITIAEFRKWEPGSYRLIDIRGDQDVAYGMVPGAIHMPAEGLLEAVRENPEFAGQKLVVYCTRGRFSVDAAAELKEAGYEAYSLAGGYLGWLMDEMKREEETEEDVCEKVERSLMKKFRRSVWCQFTKAVRRYELVKEGDCVAVCISGGKDSMLMAKLFQELQKYSKVPFSVKYIVMDPGYSPENRQVIEDNAKKLHIPVEIFESDIFDSVYHVEKSPCYLCARMRRGHLYNFAKQLGCNKIALGHHYDDVIETILMGMLYGAQIQTMMPKLHSTNFEGMELIRPLYLIREDDIKAWRDYNHLHFIQCACKFTDTCTTCNNEENRSKRVEIKELIRTMKEKNPDVEAHIFRSVENVNLDTVIAYKQGGKKHHFLDSYDDRQE; translated from the coding sequence ATGGAAATTACAATAGCGGAATTTAGAAAATGGGAGCCGGGCAGTTACCGGCTGATTGACATAAGAGGTGATCAGGATGTGGCTTATGGCATGGTGCCGGGAGCAATCCACATGCCGGCAGAGGGACTGCTGGAGGCTGTCAGGGAGAATCCGGAATTTGCCGGACAGAAGCTGGTGGTCTACTGTACGAGAGGACGGTTCAGTGTAGATGCTGCGGCAGAGCTTAAAGAGGCCGGATATGAGGCATACAGCCTGGCAGGAGGTTATCTGGGATGGCTCATGGACGAGATGAAGCGGGAGGAAGAGACGGAGGAGGATGTCTGTGAGAAGGTGGAGCGGAGTCTGATGAAGAAGTTCCGCCGCTCCGTCTGGTGTCAGTTTACAAAAGCAGTGCGCCGATATGAGCTGGTAAAAGAGGGAGACTGCGTGGCGGTCTGTATTTCCGGCGGCAAGGATTCCATGCTGATGGCTAAGCTGTTTCAGGAGCTGCAGAAATACAGCAAGGTGCCTTTTTCGGTAAAATACATTGTCATGGATCCGGGCTACAGCCCTGAGAACCGGCAGGTCATCGAGGATAACGCCAAGAAGCTGCACATTCCGGTGGAGATTTTCGAATCCGATATTTTTGATTCGGTGTACCATGTGGAGAAATCCCCCTGTTATCTGTGCGCCAGAATGCGCCGCGGCCACCTGTACAATTTTGCAAAACAGCTGGGCTGCAATAAGATCGCCCTGGGCCATCACTACGATGATGTCATCGAGACGATTCTCATGGGCATGCTCTACGGCGCCCAGATCCAGACGATGATGCCCAAGCTGCACAGTACCAACTTTGAGGGCATGGAGCTGATCCGCCCGCTGTACCTCATCCGGGAGGATGACATCAAGGCGTGGCGGGATTACAACCACCTGCATTTCATCCAGTGCGCCTGCAAGTTCACGGACACGTGTACCACCTGCAACAACGAGGAAAATCGTTCCAAACGGGTAGAGATCAAGGAGCTCATCCGCACCATGAAGGAGAAAAATCCCGATGTGGAGGCCCATATTTTCCGCAGTGTGGAAAATGTAAACCTGGATACGGTGATCGCCTATAAGCAGGGCGGGAAAAAGCATCATTTCCTGGACAGCTACGACGACAGGCAGGAGTAA
- a CDS encoding sigma-70 family RNA polymerase sigma factor has protein sequence MRDVQTPEEVIHATLVKQYDKYYRLAFCYASNQEDAMDIVQEGACRAIAAAEQLKYPQFADTWVYRIMINTAREYLRRNRREVAAGEELPEEGREDTYEETDLYRALQQLDEKERTVVICKYFEDMTLDEIADTEKENVNTVKSRLYRALKKLRGYLEEPAGAGSSRTGKRGVV, from the coding sequence ATGAGAGATGTGCAGACACCGGAAGAAGTGATCCATGCAACGCTGGTAAAACAGTATGACAAATATTACCGGCTGGCCTTCTGCTATGCGAGCAATCAGGAAGATGCCATGGACATTGTGCAGGAAGGGGCCTGCCGGGCCATCGCAGCAGCAGAGCAGTTAAAATATCCCCAGTTTGCAGATACATGGGTTTACAGAATTATGATCAATACGGCGCGGGAATACCTGCGCAGGAACCGCAGGGAAGTGGCAGCAGGCGAGGAGCTGCCCGAGGAAGGACGGGAGGATACCTACGAGGAAACCGATCTTTACCGGGCATTGCAGCAGCTGGACGAGAAGGAGCGCACCGTGGTGATCTGTAAATATTTTGAAGATATGACACTGGATGAGATCGCGGATACGGAAAAAGAAAACGTCAATACCGTGAAATCCCGGCTTTACCGGGCGCTGAAAAAGCTGCGGGGGTATCTGGAGGAACCGGCAGGGGCCGGAAGCAGCAGAACAGGAAAGAGGGGTGTCGTTTAA
- a CDS encoding N-acetyltransferase encodes MIRELRKADINKVAEIWLNTNIKAHDFIPAQYWKSNFELVKELLLQATVYVYEDNQEIQGFIGLNDEYIEGIFVSDEMQAQGIGKILLNYAKDKRNKLFLNVYCKNTRAVSFYRREGFEIQYSGLDEATGEKDYVMAWQQENQTHFDRKLGR; translated from the coding sequence ATGATCAGAGAATTACGAAAAGCAGATATAAATAAAGTTGCAGAGATCTGGTTAAATACCAATATAAAGGCACATGATTTTATTCCTGCTCAATATTGGAAAAGTAATTTTGAATTGGTAAAAGAACTGTTGTTACAGGCAACGGTCTATGTCTATGAGGATAATCAGGAAATACAAGGCTTTATAGGGCTGAACGACGAATATATAGAGGGCATTTTTGTTTCTGATGAAATGCAGGCGCAGGGTATAGGTAAAATCCTGTTGAATTATGCGAAGGATAAAAGGAACAAATTGTTTTTGAACGTATATTGCAAAAATACACGGGCAGTATCTTTTTATCGAAGAGAAGGATTTGAGATTCAGTATAGTGGCCTGGATGAAGCTACCGGGGAAAAAGATTATGTAATGGCATGGCAGCAGGAAAATCAGACGCATTTCGATCGGAAGTTAGGGCGGTGA
- a CDS encoding ABC transporter ATP-binding protein translates to MSILQTIDLKKYYGTEPNITRALNGVNFTVEQGEFVAVVGTSGSGKSTLLHMMGGLDTPTSGSVIVRGEELAKKNDDELTIFRRRNIGFIFQNYNLVPILNVYENIVLPVELDGDTVDQKFMDEVVYMLALEDKLENMPNNLSGGQQQRVAIARALITKPAIILADEPTGNLDSKTSADVLGLLKHTSGEFNQTIVMITHNNEIAQLADRIVRIEDGKIVG, encoded by the coding sequence ATGAGCATTTTACAAACAATCGACTTAAAGAAGTATTACGGCACAGAACCAAATATTACTCGTGCCCTTAATGGTGTAAATTTTACTGTGGAACAGGGAGAATTTGTTGCCGTAGTTGGAACTTCCGGCAGCGGTAAGTCTACATTGCTTCACATGATGGGAGGACTTGATACCCCCACTTCCGGCAGCGTGATTGTACGGGGAGAAGAACTCGCAAAAAAGAATGATGATGAATTGACAATTTTCCGCCGTCGTAACATCGGATTTATCTTCCAAAATTATAATCTGGTTCCGATTTTGAATGTATATGAAAATATCGTCCTGCCTGTGGAACTGGATGGCGATACAGTAGACCAGAAATTTATGGACGAAGTTGTGTATATGTTGGCTTTAGAAGATAAACTGGAAAATATGCCGAACAATCTTTCAGGCGGTCAACAGCAACGTGTAGCGATTGCACGAGCTTTAATTACGAAGCCTGCGATTATCCTTGCTGATGAACCGACCGGAAATCTTGATAGCAAGACCAGTGCAGATGTGTTAGGGCTTTTGAAGCATACCAGCGGAGAATTTAATCAGACCATTGTAATGATTACTCACAACAACGAGATCGCTCAACTCGCAGACCGCATTGTACGGATTGAAGATGGTAAAATTGTTGGCTAA